The following proteins are co-located in the Paludisphaera rhizosphaerae genome:
- a CDS encoding DUF1573 domain-containing protein encodes MRDKRREIQRSLTTAVALALAGCASQIDPPKVIRYDAGYVFAGETKQVTHVFKVSNNLSRQLTILKETHSCSCTNVEIDKKIIPPKSEASVVVRVNVPYNYGTTSVACSVETDHPSQPKQSFEMRFTTYTRLRVVPDKLDMGNLDYNEREDGSSGANESSRVASRTSRQCLAEVYSRDSEEEMKPTLISRSTILSVDVGECFDSERFPSGVIRRRYPVTVEFSKHGNSEALRSRSETMTLRIADALPAVITVQWRTAPPYRVLPSSIYFGLIDRGAQDPIFVDIEVASTQNRPFRVTSVTTGSTFVRAVSDLSASSEARETHRLRFQVNPATVEKSVTGSVAVETDNMHSPIIHIPWSLFLRRDG; translated from the coding sequence ATGCGCGATAAACGTCGGGAAATACAGCGGTCGCTGACAACCGCTGTCGCTCTCGCTTTGGCCGGGTGTGCGTCGCAGATCGATCCACCGAAAGTCATTCGCTATGACGCGGGCTATGTATTTGCGGGCGAAACCAAGCAGGTAACGCATGTATTCAAGGTTTCTAACAATTTATCGCGACAGCTTACAATCCTTAAGGAAACTCACAGTTGTAGCTGCACCAATGTAGAAATCGACAAGAAAATAATACCGCCTAAATCGGAGGCCAGCGTCGTGGTCAGGGTCAACGTACCCTACAATTATGGGACGACTTCCGTCGCATGCTCCGTGGAGACGGACCACCCGAGTCAGCCCAAGCAGTCCTTCGAAATGAGGTTCACGACATACACTCGACTGCGAGTCGTACCGGACAAGTTAGATATGGGGAACCTGGATTACAATGAACGGGAAGACGGTTCATCAGGTGCCAACGAGAGCAGTCGCGTGGCTTCCCGTACGTCTCGCCAATGTCTCGCAGAAGTCTACTCACGGGACAGCGAAGAGGAGATGAAGCCAACTCTAATATCTCGTTCGACGATATTGTCTGTGGACGTCGGCGAATGTTTCGATTCCGAACGTTTTCCGAGCGGAGTTATACGAAGAAGATACCCGGTAACCGTCGAATTCTCCAAGCACGGGAATAGTGAAGCCCTTAGATCCAGATCGGAGACAATGACGTTACGCATTGCAGACGCACTGCCCGCAGTCATCACTGTGCAATGGAGAACTGCTCCCCCCTACAGAGTCCTGCCTTCCTCGATTTATTTTGGGCTCATCGACCGTGGCGCTCAAGATCCAATTTTTGTTGATATAGAAGTCGCATCGACTCAGAACAGACCGTTTCGCGTAACCAGCGTAACAACGGGATCCACATTTGTACGCGCCGTTTCTGATCTCTCCGCTTCATCCGAGGCCAGAGAAACACACCGACTACGTTTTCAAGTAAATCCTGCGACCGTCGAGAAATCCGTTACCGGCAGTGTCGCTGTCGAGACAGACAACATGCATTCGCCAATCATCCATATACCATGGTCTTTGTTCCTTCGGCGCGATGGATGA
- a CDS encoding sensor histidine kinase, whose amino-acid sequence MTSIYAKILAWAAVTVALASAGFVATFWYLSESRSEESRFFGGIIALQRDGAAAAYREKGAEGLRSYLARMGTSFEGDHYLLDRQGRDLVDGSDRSDLLTRGHGPWSHGPKPPHTGGPPVLISPPTSEGFRFAALPRHRFEWTPLLPYFLWIPILVLALLYALAVHLVRPLRRLQRALDAFGRGELTTRIGSMRRDEIGELSRTFDVMAHRIESLLSAERRLIQDVSHELRSPLTRLGLAVRLGRAGDREAAMSRIKKEADRLSDLVDQLLRLHSAEEDPQAGRREEVPLHDLLAELAEDCTVEAEAKGCRLGFHADGPVAVEGDPELLRRAVENALRNAVRHAPEGSAVDVDLQSDDESATVVVRDRGEGVPPEHLEDVFRPFFRIEGDRSRASGGVGLGLAIARRAVALHGGSIAAANAGPGLAVTIKLPLRAIG is encoded by the coding sequence ATGACATCGATCTACGCCAAGATCCTGGCCTGGGCGGCGGTCACCGTCGCGCTGGCGTCGGCCGGATTCGTCGCCACCTTCTGGTACCTGTCGGAGTCGCGGTCGGAAGAGTCCCGGTTCTTCGGCGGCATCATCGCCCTTCAACGCGACGGCGCCGCGGCGGCCTATCGCGAGAAAGGGGCCGAGGGGCTGCGTTCGTACCTGGCCCGGATGGGGACGTCGTTCGAGGGCGATCATTACTTGCTCGACCGCCAGGGCCGCGACCTCGTCGACGGCAGCGATCGTTCCGACCTCCTGACGCGCGGCCACGGCCCCTGGTCGCACGGTCCGAAGCCTCCCCACACAGGCGGCCCGCCCGTCCTCATCAGCCCGCCGACGTCCGAGGGCTTCCGGTTCGCGGCGCTCCCCCGCCACCGGTTCGAGTGGACGCCGTTGCTGCCCTACTTCCTGTGGATCCCGATCCTGGTGCTGGCGCTCCTCTACGCGCTGGCGGTCCATCTGGTCCGACCTCTGAGACGGCTTCAGCGGGCGCTCGACGCCTTCGGCCGGGGCGAGCTGACGACGCGGATCGGGTCGATGCGGCGCGACGAGATCGGCGAACTGTCGCGGACGTTCGACGTGATGGCGCATCGGATCGAGTCGCTGCTGTCGGCCGAGCGGCGTCTGATCCAGGACGTATCGCACGAGCTGCGCTCGCCGTTGACGCGTTTGGGACTGGCCGTCCGGCTGGGTCGCGCCGGTGATCGGGAAGCGGCGATGAGTCGGATCAAGAAGGAGGCGGACCGGCTCTCGGACCTGGTCGACCAGTTGCTGCGGCTGCACTCAGCCGAGGAGGACCCGCAGGCGGGGCGTCGCGAGGAGGTCCCCTTGCACGACCTGCTCGCCGAACTGGCCGAGGATTGCACCGTCGAGGCCGAAGCCAAGGGCTGCCGCCTGGGATTCCACGCCGACGGTCCGGTCGCCGTCGAGGGGGATCCGGAGTTGCTCCGCCGGGCCGTGGAGAACGCCTTGCGCAACGCGGTCCGCCACGCGCCGGAGGGCTCGGCCGTGGACGTCGATCTCCAGTCCGACGACGAGTCCGCAACCGTCGTCGTTCGGGATCGGGGCGAGGGGGTGCCGCCGGAGCACCTGGAAGACGTCTTTCGGCCGTTCTTCCGCATCGAGGGGGATCGCAGCCGAGCCAGCGGGGGCGTCGGATTGGGCCTGGCCATCGCTCGCCGAGCCGTCGCCCTGCACGGCGGCTCCATCGCGGCCGCCAACGCCGGCCCCGGACTGGCCGTCACCATCAAGCTTCCCCTCCGCGCAATCGGTTAA
- a CDS encoding DUF1559 domain-containing protein, translated as MSAREAARRLQCQNNLKQIGLALTAYESVGGCFPPINLPSITTKTGRSVSMHYYSASTRILPYLEMRNLSNGINFNLSPSNPISLRSNSTVMRTPVDIFLCQSDISHGLDGYGRTNYRYNIGPSPWFSPVSGRDSGWSGAFTVHKTYQPADFPDGLSQTVGLSERLQGDWIRNHIGAGDYALLQSGDRHKHEPTQWIRELCRALAPDVARESRGGESWFVSGLHFTNYNHFETPNSNVSDCALDSGREGLHQRTLHDGIFSARSRHTGGVNLLMMDGSVKFCRDTVDLRVWHAIGSRNGQELSSLEMW; from the coding sequence ATGTCCGCCCGGGAAGCTGCACGACGCCTTCAATGCCAGAACAACTTGAAACAAATTGGACTAGCGCTTACTGCCTATGAGTCCGTAGGAGGTTGCTTCCCTCCTATTAATCTTCCATCTATCACTACTAAAACGGGCCGGTCTGTCTCGATGCATTACTACAGTGCGTCGACGCGGATTTTGCCATACTTGGAAATGCGAAATCTTAGCAATGGCATAAATTTTAATTTATCCCCATCCAACCCGATTTCATTAAGGTCGAATTCCACCGTAATGCGCACGCCGGTTGACATTTTCCTGTGTCAATCCGATATTTCACATGGTTTAGATGGCTATGGTCGGACCAACTATCGATACAATATCGGCCCCAGCCCCTGGTTCTCGCCCGTATCAGGCCGTGATTCCGGTTGGTCAGGTGCTTTCACCGTCCACAAGACGTATCAGCCTGCGGATTTCCCGGACGGTTTGTCTCAGACTGTTGGCCTGTCCGAACGACTGCAAGGAGATTGGATTCGGAACCATATAGGTGCCGGTGATTACGCACTGCTACAGTCAGGAGACCGGCATAAACACGAACCGACACAATGGATTCGAGAGCTTTGCCGCGCGCTCGCACCGGACGTTGCGAGGGAATCGCGAGGCGGAGAATCTTGGTTCGTCTCCGGGCTGCACTTTACAAACTACAACCATTTCGAGACTCCCAATTCCAACGTATCGGATTGCGCATTAGACTCGGGCCGTGAAGGTTTACATCAGAGGACGTTGCACGATGGTATTTTCAGTGCCAGGAGTCGACACACGGGCGGCGTTAATCTTCTAATGATGGACGGCAGCGTTAAGTTCTGCCGCGACACCGTGGATCTCAGAGTTTGGCACGCGATCGGCAGTCGCAATGGCCAAGAGTTAAGTTCGTTAGAGATGTGGTAG
- a CDS encoding DUF4956 domain-containing protein — MPTWLIESLSNTQGLPGTVMAWRIGASLLLGVIVAGVYRWASRGRVAQATFLTTLVLLSVTIAMATQVIGDSVARAFSLVGALSVARFRTVVKDTQDTAFVILAVVVGMAAGANNLLVALVGLGFVGAASPFLWPPRREGAWEGLEVEMKVRLAAGQDVRGAAEQLLSTFAVRADLLAVETARQGASLDLKYRLRLRPDVSPLTIASELTRTPGVEAVELRRDD; from the coding sequence ATGCCGACGTGGCTGATCGAGTCTTTGTCCAATACTCAGGGGCTCCCGGGGACGGTGATGGCCTGGCGGATCGGCGCGTCGCTGTTGCTGGGAGTGATCGTGGCCGGCGTTTACCGCTGGGCCAGTCGCGGACGGGTCGCGCAGGCGACCTTTCTGACGACGCTCGTCCTTCTCTCAGTCACGATCGCCATGGCGACGCAGGTCATCGGCGACAGCGTGGCGCGGGCGTTCAGCCTGGTCGGCGCCCTGTCGGTCGCCCGCTTCCGCACGGTGGTCAAGGATACGCAGGACACGGCCTTCGTGATCCTGGCGGTGGTGGTCGGCATGGCGGCCGGAGCCAACAATCTTCTGGTGGCGCTGGTGGGCCTGGGGTTCGTCGGCGCGGCCTCGCCGTTCCTGTGGCCTCCTCGTCGCGAGGGCGCCTGGGAGGGGCTTGAGGTTGAAATGAAGGTCCGCCTCGCCGCCGGTCAGGACGTGCGTGGAGCGGCCGAACAACTGCTCTCCACGTTCGCCGTCAGGGCCGACCTGCTGGCGGTCGAGACGGCCCGGCAGGGGGCGTCGCTCGACCTGAAGTACCGCCTCCGTCTGCGGCCCGACGTCTCTCCTCTAACCATTGCCTCTGAGTTGACCCGGACGCCGGGCGTCGAGGCCGTGGAACTGCGTCGGGACGATTGA
- a CDS encoding aldose 1-epimerase family protein, with amino-acid sequence MGERRTFVLTDTAHDVWIEDFTLEGASLGPAALGGFSATKRRLRGGRRDGVDLIRVDNGTFSFQVVPTRGMGLWRASCQGDRVGWDSPTRDGPIHPAYVQPHDLGGIGWLEGFDELMVRCGLMNNGAPFRAGDAIHPLHGRIASIPAWYVALHVDLEPPYTITLEGRVTESFLFGGGVELVARYTTTPGSHAVTVRDEFFNVKDVPVEMEILYHWNFGPPHLDEGARFVAPMKEVVPRDARAVEGLATWDVYGPPEPGYAEQVYFGSLHAEDGRTVAMLRDRAGEKAVAMRYDVAGQPCFSLWKNTGGLRDGYVTGLEPGVNFPNPRPFEKAQGRVVTIPVDGLHVTETTLEVLSGREAVAAVEAEVARLQAKGAAVVSPRPVGPFAVEG; translated from the coding sequence ATGGGTGAGCGACGAACCTTTGTGCTGACGGACACGGCGCATGACGTCTGGATTGAGGACTTCACACTTGAGGGAGCGAGCCTGGGGCCGGCGGCCCTGGGAGGATTCTCGGCGACCAAGCGGCGGCTCCGGGGCGGGCGTCGCGACGGCGTGGATCTGATCCGGGTCGACAACGGGACGTTCTCGTTCCAGGTCGTCCCGACGCGAGGGATGGGTCTGTGGCGGGCGTCCTGCCAGGGTGATCGCGTGGGCTGGGACTCGCCGACCCGCGACGGCCCGATCCATCCGGCCTACGTGCAGCCTCATGACCTGGGGGGCATCGGCTGGCTCGAAGGCTTCGACGAGTTGATGGTCCGCTGCGGCCTGATGAACAACGGCGCCCCGTTCCGCGCGGGCGACGCCATTCATCCCCTGCACGGCCGGATCGCCTCGATCCCGGCCTGGTACGTGGCGCTTCACGTCGATTTGGAGCCGCCCTATACGATTACCCTCGAAGGACGGGTGACGGAGTCCTTCCTGTTCGGCGGCGGCGTGGAGTTGGTCGCGCGGTACACGACCACGCCGGGATCACACGCGGTGACGGTCCGCGACGAGTTCTTCAACGTGAAGGACGTGCCGGTGGAGATGGAGATCCTCTACCACTGGAACTTCGGCCCGCCTCACCTGGACGAAGGCGCGCGGTTCGTGGCCCCGATGAAGGAGGTCGTCCCCCGCGACGCCCGGGCCGTCGAGGGCCTGGCGACGTGGGACGTGTACGGGCCGCCCGAACCCGGCTACGCGGAGCAGGTCTACTTCGGCTCGCTGCACGCCGAGGACGGCCGGACCGTCGCCATGCTCCGCGATCGCGCCGGCGAGAAAGCCGTGGCGATGCGTTACGACGTGGCCGGCCAACCGTGCTTCAGCCTCTGGAAGAACACCGGCGGCCTTCGCGACGGCTACGTCACGGGCCTTGAACCCGGCGTCAACTTCCCCAACCCCCGGCCGTTCGAGAAGGCCCAGGGCCGCGTCGTCACCATCCCCGTCGACGGCCTGCACGTCACCGAGACGACCCTGGAAGTCCTCTCCGGCCGCGAAGCCGTCGCCGCCGTCGAGGCCGAGGTCGCACGACTTCAGGCCAAAGGCGCAGCCGTCGTCAGCCCCCGGCCGGTCGGACCGTTTGCCGTCGAGGGGTGA
- a CDS encoding response regulator transcription factor, with the protein MAETTPPKLNSECPSILLVDDDLELCELLREFFAQEGIRLETANDGRRGLGAALDFERDLILLDVMIPGLDGFEVLRMLRRRSQVPVIMLTARTAKADRLEGLGAGADDYVPKPFDPDELLARVRAVLRRSGGSSKPASTPLEAEGIRLIPTAREVVVGGEVVPTTTFEYEILEYLVRAAGRVVSRDELTAALYHRRSSPFDRAIDVHVSRLRKKLGPMGAAVRTVRGAGYMFRFDPESAEGGEPR; encoded by the coding sequence ATGGCCGAGACGACCCCTCCGAAGCTCAACTCGGAATGCCCGTCGATCCTCCTGGTCGACGACGACCTGGAGCTTTGCGAGCTGCTCCGCGAGTTCTTCGCCCAGGAGGGGATTCGGCTGGAGACGGCCAACGACGGCCGTCGCGGTCTGGGGGCGGCCCTGGACTTCGAGCGCGACCTGATCCTGCTGGACGTGATGATCCCCGGCCTCGACGGGTTCGAGGTGCTGCGGATGCTCCGGCGTCGCAGCCAGGTGCCGGTGATCATGCTGACGGCCCGAACCGCCAAGGCCGACCGCCTGGAGGGCCTGGGCGCGGGGGCCGACGATTACGTCCCCAAGCCGTTCGACCCTGATGAACTGCTCGCCCGCGTTCGCGCCGTGCTCCGTCGCTCCGGCGGTTCGTCCAAACCGGCTTCGACGCCCCTGGAGGCGGAGGGGATCCGGCTGATCCCGACGGCCCGCGAGGTGGTCGTGGGGGGCGAGGTCGTTCCGACCACGACGTTCGAGTACGAGATTCTGGAGTATCTGGTCCGCGCCGCCGGGCGGGTCGTCAGCCGAGACGAGCTGACGGCGGCGTTGTACCACCGTCGGAGCTCGCCCTTCGACCGGGCCATCGACGTGCACGTCAGCCGCTTGCGGAAGAAGCTCGGGCCGATGGGTGCGGCCGTGCGAACCGTCCGCGGCGCAGGCTACATGTTCCGGTTCGACCCTGAGTCCGCCGAGGGGGGGGAGCCGCGATGA
- a CDS encoding SPFH domain-containing protein, which translates to MGSQLFVGYASQHVLPHLVSLPLAAAFVDLPAGLFWVMALVLGLIALCELSGLRYIANDRVGVVEKLWSTRGSVPEGRILALDGEAGFQAEVLRGGLHFGLWRWQYRIHRAPLVTVPQGKIGYVYARDGEPLAPTQTLGFVVDCNNFQDARAFLAGEGGTVEREPNRGQRGRQRAILREGVYAINPAIFYVITEDFVYRLKAGGDYEFKTLVAWQGELAEVDGYDPVVIGGRVETPDPLDPQRRLSVDGMGIVIVHDGPSLTAGEIIAPAVGGERTDKDYHNNYQDPEAFLRAGGRRGRQYSVLTDGTYFINRWFATVESIPKTIVPIGYVGVIVSYYGRIGSDLSGQTFRHGERVSEGERGVQEKPLGPGKYAFNTYAGNIILVPTTNFVLHWVTGRTESHRYDESLRSIDLVTRDAYEPTLPLSVVVHIDYQKAPSVIQRFGDVKKLITQTLDPMLSAYFRDVAHKCTMLALLQERDAIQHAAQEELSRKFHNFDIECVDVLIGKPDTAEAGGKIENLLEQLRLRQLSLEQMETYTKQVAAAEKLRALNDAQATAQMQTELTNSQVQVRIIENQAEAQLARARKEAEQVIVTAEAESRRKILAGRGEGARLLQEGLSEASVLLRKIESFTDPRLYALTTAAQTLANSAQPLVPERVFVAPGGGDGQAAGGTSAGSGVLGMLLSLMVAEKSGFDLTASPRTDSATLHDFVDSVSSQAMRNIREAMDADGGPAVLANGNGHPAKTS; encoded by the coding sequence GTGGGTTCGCAACTCTTCGTCGGTTACGCCTCGCAGCACGTTCTTCCCCACCTCGTCTCTCTCCCGCTCGCCGCGGCTTTCGTCGACCTGCCGGCGGGTTTGTTCTGGGTCATGGCCCTGGTCCTGGGGCTGATCGCTCTCTGCGAGCTGTCGGGATTGCGGTACATCGCCAACGACCGCGTGGGGGTCGTTGAGAAGCTCTGGTCGACGCGCGGCTCGGTCCCCGAGGGGCGGATCCTCGCCCTCGACGGCGAGGCTGGATTCCAGGCCGAGGTCCTTCGAGGCGGCCTCCATTTCGGCCTCTGGCGGTGGCAGTATCGGATCCACCGCGCCCCGCTGGTCACGGTGCCGCAGGGGAAGATCGGCTACGTCTACGCCCGCGACGGCGAGCCCCTCGCGCCGACTCAGACCCTTGGCTTCGTCGTCGACTGCAACAACTTCCAGGACGCCCGCGCGTTCCTCGCCGGCGAGGGCGGGACCGTCGAACGCGAGCCGAACCGCGGCCAGCGCGGCCGCCAACGCGCGATCCTCCGCGAAGGCGTGTACGCGATCAATCCGGCGATCTTTTACGTGATCACCGAGGATTTCGTTTATCGGTTGAAGGCCGGCGGCGATTACGAGTTCAAGACGCTCGTCGCCTGGCAGGGGGAACTCGCCGAGGTCGACGGCTACGACCCCGTCGTCATCGGCGGCAGGGTGGAGACGCCCGATCCGCTGGACCCCCAGCGCAGACTCAGCGTGGACGGCATGGGGATCGTCATCGTCCACGACGGCCCCTCGTTGACCGCCGGAGAGATCATCGCGCCGGCCGTCGGCGGCGAGCGGACCGACAAGGATTACCATAACAACTACCAGGATCCGGAGGCCTTCCTCCGCGCCGGCGGCCGACGGGGTCGCCAGTACTCCGTGCTGACCGACGGCACGTACTTCATCAACCGATGGTTCGCGACGGTGGAGTCGATCCCCAAGACGATCGTGCCGATCGGCTACGTCGGCGTGATCGTCAGCTATTACGGGCGGATCGGCAGCGACCTCTCGGGCCAGACGTTCCGCCACGGCGAGCGCGTCTCCGAGGGCGAGCGCGGCGTGCAGGAGAAGCCGCTGGGACCCGGCAAGTACGCCTTCAACACGTACGCCGGCAACATCATCCTGGTGCCGACGACCAACTTCGTCCTGCACTGGGTGACCGGCCGGACCGAGTCGCACCGCTACGACGAAAGCCTGCGGTCGATCGACCTGGTCACGCGCGACGCCTACGAGCCCACGCTGCCGCTCTCCGTGGTCGTCCACATCGACTACCAGAAGGCGCCCAGCGTCATCCAGCGGTTCGGCGACGTGAAGAAGCTGATCACCCAGACGCTCGACCCGATGCTCAGCGCCTACTTCCGGGACGTCGCCCACAAGTGCACGATGCTGGCGCTCCTCCAGGAGCGAGACGCTATCCAGCACGCGGCCCAGGAGGAGCTGTCGCGGAAGTTCCACAACTTCGACATCGAGTGCGTCGACGTCCTCATCGGCAAGCCCGACACGGCCGAGGCCGGCGGCAAGATTGAGAACCTGCTGGAACAGCTCCGCCTGCGGCAGCTTTCGCTGGAGCAGATGGAGACCTACACCAAGCAGGTCGCCGCGGCCGAGAAGCTCCGGGCGCTCAACGACGCCCAGGCGACGGCCCAGATGCAGACCGAGCTGACGAACTCGCAGGTCCAGGTCCGCATCATTGAAAACCAGGCCGAGGCCCAACTCGCCCGCGCCCGCAAGGAGGCCGAGCAGGTGATCGTCACGGCCGAGGCCGAGAGCCGTCGCAAGATCCTCGCCGGCCGCGGCGAGGGCGCCCGGCTGCTGCAAGAGGGTCTGTCGGAGGCGTCGGTCCTGCTCCGCAAGATCGAGTCGTTCACCGACCCGAGGCTCTACGCCCTGACGACCGCCGCCCAGACCCTGGCCAACAGCGCCCAGCCGCTGGTCCCCGAACGCGTCTTCGTCGCCCCCGGCGGCGGCGACGGCCAGGCCGCGGGCGGAACCTCCGCCGGCTCGGGCGTCCTGGGGATGCTCCTCAGCCTGATGGTCGCCGAGAAATCAGGCTTCGACCTGACAGCCTCCCCCCGGACCGACTCGGCGACCCTGCACGACTTCGTCGACTCCGTCTCGAGCCAGGCCATGCGAAACATCCGCGAAGCCATGGACGCCGACGGCGGCCCGGCCGTCCTGGCCAACGGGAACGGACACCCGGCGAAGACGAGCTGA
- a CDS encoding chalcone isomerase family protein: MNHGKGFLAAALLGLCASAIAEDSTVTVGSTRYLTSVAGQSGDKSIRLKLTGTAMRTMWTFKVYSIASYVQEDAVVRTPEALASAAVPKKLCLTFERTVASADLAKSFREAVALNHPAPAFKAELDALAGYFEAHPVSQGNSIWLSSEPNAGFHCQLVGAPALALPNDKFAQAVWEVYLGPKNLGAAIKTGLTSRR; encoded by the coding sequence ATGAACCACGGCAAGGGATTCCTGGCGGCGGCCCTGCTCGGCCTGTGTGCATCGGCGATCGCCGAGGACTCGACGGTGACCGTCGGCAGCACTCGCTACCTCACGTCGGTCGCCGGCCAGTCTGGCGACAAGTCAATCCGTCTCAAGCTGACGGGGACCGCGATGCGGACGATGTGGACGTTCAAGGTCTACTCCATCGCGAGCTACGTGCAGGAGGACGCCGTCGTGCGGACGCCGGAGGCCCTGGCGAGCGCGGCCGTCCCGAAGAAGCTCTGCCTCACCTTCGAGCGCACGGTCGCCAGCGCCGATCTCGCCAAGTCGTTCCGCGAGGCCGTCGCGCTGAACCACCCGGCCCCCGCCTTCAAGGCCGAGCTGGACGCGCTGGCTGGATACTTCGAAGCGCATCCCGTCAGCCAGGGAAACAGCATCTGGCTCAGCTCCGAGCCCAACGCCGGATTCCACTGCCAACTCGTCGGCGCCCCGGCCCTGGCCCTACCGAACGACAAGTTCGCGCAGGCCGTGTGGGAAGTCTACCTCGGCCCCAAGAACCTGGGCGCCGCCATCAAGACGGGGCTCACCTCACGCCGTTGA
- a CDS encoding DUF1559 family PulG-like putative transporter codes for MARRRATVREAFTLIELLVVIAIIAVLIALLLPAVQAAREAARRIQCTNNLKQIGLALQNYHDSLGSFPPGARYYGWGTWYHYTITFMEQSGIYNSFNFNGSTVSNPSLTYSHGANLTATTARVNTFQCPSDQPVAPIAGVPSYNYGCNYGNTGTGLFQIKDATYCCATYNGVLFLGAPFSWISAGSGSPVQSFGTSYNISSISDGTSNTMLVGEVLQAASTSTLTDLRGFIQYGNSSGFATYLAPNSKQPDLLSAASYCNYPYANNPPCKFRTQSPPAYPGDTTAAINGDTYASRSRHPGGVNAVFADGSVHFMKDSIAIPTWRALSTTQGSEILSSDSY; via the coding sequence ATGGCACGCCGCCGTGCTACCGTGCGCGAAGCGTTCACGCTGATCGAACTGCTGGTCGTCATCGCCATCATCGCCGTTCTGATCGCCCTGCTGCTGCCCGCCGTCCAGGCGGCTCGCGAAGCCGCGCGCCGCATTCAGTGCACGAACAACCTGAAGCAGATCGGCCTGGCTCTGCAGAACTACCACGATTCTCTGGGTTCGTTCCCTCCCGGCGCCCGCTACTACGGCTGGGGGACGTGGTACCACTACACGATCACGTTCATGGAACAGTCGGGCATCTACAACTCGTTCAACTTCAACGGCTCGACCGTCTCGAACCCGAGCCTGACCTACAGCCACGGCGCCAACCTGACGGCGACCACGGCGCGGGTCAATACGTTCCAGTGCCCCAGCGACCAGCCGGTCGCGCCGATCGCCGGCGTGCCGTCGTACAACTACGGCTGCAACTACGGCAACACCGGCACGGGTCTGTTCCAGATCAAGGACGCCACCTACTGCTGCGCCACCTATAACGGCGTGCTGTTCCTGGGTGCTCCGTTCTCGTGGATCTCGGCCGGCTCCGGGTCGCCCGTGCAGTCGTTCGGCACCTCCTACAACATCTCCAGCATCAGCGACGGCACCAGCAACACGATGCTCGTCGGCGAGGTGCTTCAGGCCGCCAGCACGAGCACGCTGACCGACCTTCGCGGCTTCATCCAGTACGGCAATTCGAGCGGCTTCGCGACTTACCTCGCCCCCAACTCGAAGCAGCCTGACCTGCTCAGCGCGGCCAGCTATTGCAACTATCCTTACGCCAACAACCCGCCGTGCAAGTTCCGCACGCAGTCCCCGCCGGCCTACCCCGGCGACACGACCGCGGCGATCAACGGCGACACCTACGCCTCCCGCAGCCGGCACCCCGGCGGCGTGAACGCGGTCTTCGCCGACGGCTCGGTCCACTTCATGAAGGATTCGATCGCCATCCCCACCTGGCGGGCCCTCAGCACGACTCAGGGCAGCGAGATCCTCAGCTCCGACTCGTACTGA